From Xenopus laevis strain J_2021 chromosome 7L, Xenopus_laevis_v10.1, whole genome shotgun sequence, one genomic window encodes:
- the dnajc12.L gene encoding dnaJ homolog subfamily C member 12 translates to MDSILNCSCSSMEPDYYSLLGCDELSTVEQILAEYKVRALQCHPDKHPGDKKAVEDFQRLQQAKETLANEESRAQYDHWRRSKILIPFSQWEALQDSVKTSMHWAVQNKKEPMLEAPTCDPSKMPDEVSSMCDDKKNESDLLDKTQEDNEVLSPKSPQGSLDTPYNLLHFRWSAEAPSDLLRKFRNYEI, encoded by the exons ATGGATTCTATTCTAAACTGCAGCTGCAGCAGCATGGAGCCAGATTATTATTCCCTGCTCGGCTGTGATGAGCTCTCCACG gttGAACAGATTCTTGCAGAATATAAAGTAAGAGCACTTCAATGTCACCCGGATAAACATCCTGGAGATAAAAAAGCAG TGGAAGATTTCCAGAGACTTCAGCAAGCCAAAGAAACTCTAGCAAACGAGGAAAGTCGCGCTCAGTATGATCACTGGCGAAGGAGCAAAATTCTGATTCCTTTCTCACAGTGGGAAGCGCTGCAAGATTCTGTTAAAACT TCAATGCACTGGGCAGTGCAGAATAAAAAAGAGCCAATGTTGGAAGCTCCCACTTGTGATCCTTCCAAGATGCCGGATGAGGTTTCTTCCATGTGTGATGACaagaaaaatgaaagtgatttgcTGGACAAAACCCAAGAGGACAATGAAGTGTTGTCACCTAAGAGCCCTCAAG GAAGTCTGGACACACCCTACAACCTTCTTCACTTCCGGTGGTCAGCAGAAGCCCCTTCCGACCTTCTTCGCAAATTCAGGAATTATGAAATCTAA